ggtgtgtgctgtgcaggagtagtggtgctctgggggtgtgtgctgtgcaggggtagtggtgctctgggggtgtgtgctgtgcaggggtagtggtgctctgggggtgtgtgtgctgtgcaggggtagtggtgctctgggggtgtgtgtgctgtgcaggggtagtggtgctctgggggtgtgtgtgctgtgcatggggtagtggtgctctgggggtgtgtgctgtgcaggagtagtggtgctctgggggtgtgtgctgtgcaggggtagtggtgctctgggggtgtgtgctgtgcaggggtagtggtgctctgggggtgtgtgtgctgtgcaggggtagtggtgctctgggggtgtgtgtgctgtgcaggggtagtggtgctctgggggtgtgtgtgctgtgcatggggtagtggtgctctgggggtgtgtgctgtgcaggggtagtggtgctctgggggtgtgtgctgtgcaggggtagtggtgctctgggtgtgtgctgtgcaggggtagtggtgctctgggggtgtgtgctgtgcaggggtagtggtgctctgggggtgtgtgctgtgcaggagtagtggtgctctgggggtgtgtgctgtgcaggggtagtggtgctctgggggtgtgtgtgctgtgcaggggtagtggtgctctgggggtgtgtgctgtgcaggggtagtggtgctctgggggtgtgtgctgtgcaggggtagtggtgctctgggggtgtgtgctgtgcaggggtagtggtgctctgggtgtgtgtgtgctgtgcaggggtagtggtgctctgggtgtgtgtgtgctgtgcaggggtagtggtgctctgggtgtgtgtgtgctgtgcaggggtagtggtgctctgggtgtgtgtgctgtgcaggggtagtggtgctctgggtgtgtgtgctgtgcaggggtagtggtgctctgggtgtgtgtgtgctgtgcaggggtagtggtgctctgggtgtgtgtgtgctgtgcatggggtagtggtgctccgggtgtgtgtgctgtgcaggggtagtggtgctccactATTCTAtactcacacaaaaacaaaacactaatacaGCGCTCCGGCGGTTTAGTACTTCagcgtaaggggctgtactcagGTAGCTGCGCCCCCTTGGTactgcccaactcctccctgtgacCAGCCCGGTGCTGCTCTCTATCCAATCATTGCGTgtcccacagctgatcacaatggatttgtttagcagtCTCATGCTTTCTCCAAAATGGCTAACTTCCGGTTCCAACCTACCATCGAGTCAAGCTGTCTCTGAGAAAGTGTACCACCAGCCTTACAGAGTgtcctttctggtcgggaggtagaCTTGCAGCTCACATTCCTTCTTTTGTGGCATGTAGAGTTTATCAATTGACAGTTTTACTCCTGGTGCCCCTCCAGAAGGTTTTTGGGCTCCTTAACAGAATAATTGTACTGATTTCAAAGTTAGGTAAattacattatatacattattgAAATGAACAAGCACCAATTAACAAAGCAATTAATTAACAATGAGTTAATTAAAACCAAAAAGTTACAAAGTATTCATCCGCCATCATTACTTGGGTGTTTGGTTGATAGTGCAAAAGCAACTGACGGAAGTATGTTCTTGAGACTGAAGGAGACAAAGAACAGAcagtaaaactattttattttctgttttcaggactgccttatcttggtgaaagccaaGCAACAAAGATGGAGTCTGTTTACAACAGGAGGAGGTTCTGGAATTGGTACCTATCTtcattaaacaggagatgcctgaactggagcctgtcaaCATTAAAGAGACTGAACtggaacctgtccacattaaagaagagtcTACTGATTTGTTATTAAAACATTCAAAGAACTCATGCCAGtcaaagatatcacatcattgtactgaatgtgggaagagcttcagtaaGTTAGgagacctaaaaagacaccagcgaattcacactggagatcGACCATACCCCTGCattgaatgtgggaagagtttcagagtgcTGGGACACCTAAAAACACACCTGCTAATttacactggagagaaaccatatcactgtactgaatgtgagAAAAGCTTCAGTTGGTTAgaaaacctaaaaacacaccagcaaagtcacactggagagaagctgtaTTGCTGCactgaatgtggggagagttTCATTGAGTCAGGAACACTAAAGACACACCTACggattcacactggagagaagccacatcactgtactgactgtgggaagagcttcagtatTTTAGGAAGCCTAAAgagacaccagcaaattcacactggagacaGACCATACCTGTGCGctaaatgtgggaagagtttcattgaCTCAGGAAGGctaaaaatacaccagcgaattcacactggagatcGACCATACCtctgcactgactgtgggaagagtttcattgaCTCAGGAAACCTAAAATCACACCAACAAATTcatactggagagaagccgtatcactgtactgaatgtgggaagagttcTAATCGGTTACACAATCTTAGCCGGCACCAGAGAACTCACACAGTGAACAAAAACCCGCACACAAAGAAAACCActcttgcttcctcagctactctcctccttctggaactctcaccctactgggaggctgaggcctccttttatgccaggtggctggtgactaattgattcattgattcattgattgctcccacctgacgcaatcaacctgggcagggaggagaatttaactccatcccctccagtatttacaagggcagagccctgctctgctaCAGTCACTAAGATTGTAAATCTGTGTTTCAATACATTcattgtttgaaccttttatgtAAACTgacattttcattgagacaaatcttaaataaataaaataagtttat
The Acipenser ruthenus chromosome 59, fAciRut3.2 maternal haplotype, whole genome shotgun sequence DNA segment above includes these coding regions:
- the LOC131725038 gene encoding gastrula zinc finger protein XlCGF7.1-like, yielding MPELEPVNIKETELEPVHIKEESTDLLLKHSKNSCQSKISHHCTECGKSFSKLGDLKRHQRIHTGDRPYPCIECGKSFRVLGHLKTHLLIYTGEKPYHCTECEKSFSWLENLKTHQQSHTGEKLYCCTECGESFIESGTLKTHLRIHTGEKPHHCTDCGKSFSILGSLKRHQQIHTGDRPYLCAKCGKSFIDSGRLKIHQRIHTGDRPYLCTDCGKSFIDSGNLKSHQQIHTGEKPYHCTECGKSSNRLHNLSRHQRTHTVNKNPHTKKTTLASSATLLLLELSPYWEAEASFYARWLVTN